In Streptosporangiales bacterium, the following are encoded in one genomic region:
- a CDS encoding NAD kinase gives MSPPPADPAAPVLLVAHTGRQAAVRSTQLLVDHLRDGGVPVRVLDAEAAELDVAGVEVVESGPGAASGARLVIVLGGDGTLLRAAELARPAGTPLLGVNLGHVGFLAEAERDDLSTLLDRIVHARYDVEERTTLDVRVLRDGDEVYRTWALNEASVEKAERERMLELMVGVDGHPLSRWGCDGVVCATPTGSTAYAFSCGGPVVWPEVDALLVVPISAHALFARPLVVAPDSSITVQLVPDRTTHGVMWCDGRRAVELAPGARVEVCRGELPVLLARLHPHPFSDRLVAKFGLPVQGWRGQVADDKEIDDAVGG, from the coding sequence GTGAGCCCACCACCAGCCGACCCGGCAGCGCCCGTCCTGCTCGTCGCCCATACCGGCCGGCAGGCGGCGGTACGCAGCACGCAGCTGCTCGTCGACCACCTGCGCGACGGCGGCGTGCCGGTACGCGTCCTCGACGCCGAGGCCGCCGAACTCGATGTCGCCGGGGTGGAGGTCGTCGAGTCCGGGCCGGGCGCCGCGAGCGGTGCGCGGCTGGTGATCGTGCTCGGTGGCGACGGCACGCTGCTGCGCGCGGCCGAGCTGGCCAGGCCGGCGGGCACTCCGCTGCTCGGCGTCAACCTCGGCCACGTCGGCTTCCTCGCCGAGGCCGAGCGCGACGACCTGAGCACCCTGCTCGACCGGATCGTCCACGCGCGCTACGACGTCGAGGAGCGCACCACCCTCGACGTCCGCGTGCTCCGCGACGGCGACGAGGTCTACCGCACCTGGGCGCTCAACGAGGCGTCGGTCGAGAAGGCCGAGCGCGAGCGGATGCTCGAGCTCATGGTGGGCGTCGACGGCCACCCGCTGTCGCGTTGGGGCTGCGACGGCGTCGTGTGCGCGACGCCGACCGGCTCGACGGCGTACGCGTTCTCGTGCGGCGGTCCCGTGGTGTGGCCCGAGGTCGACGCGCTGCTCGTGGTCCCCATCAGCGCGCACGCGCTGTTCGCCCGCCCGCTCGTCGTCGCGCCCGACTCGTCGATCACCGTGCAGCTGGTGCCCGACCGCACCACGCACGGCGTCATGTGGTGCGACGGGCGGCGGGCGGTCGAGCTGGCACCGGGTGCGCGGGTCGAGGTGTGTCGCGGCGAGCTGCCCGTCCTCCTGGCGCGGCTGCACCCGCACCCGTTCAGCGACCGCCTGGTGGCGAAGTTCGGGCTGCCC